A window of Verrucomicrobiota bacterium genomic DNA:
CTCAACCGCTTCCTGGCCCGACGCATGCTTGTCGAGGAACTCGAGGCCAAACGCTGCCGGAAGACGCGCAGCGAGGTTAAGGCGGAGGAGATCCGGCGCCAGAAAGGCCGCCGGGAACGCCCTACCATCGCCGGGAAACTCCGGCAGCAATACGCGCTCCGGCCGGGACCGGCGAACGACTCCGGTGCGCCCCATGCCAGGAATTTGGACAAGCTCCTGGCTCAGCTCCGAATCCTGCAGGGTGATCGCCCCGGATTAACCGGCTGATCCTGCAGTGCCGGGCAGCTCAAAGCGTCGCCAACGCCGCCCGTTGCCCCGTTTCGGCACTCTGGATCGCTGCCAACACCATCGCCAGGCTGTGGAAGTTGTCGGACGAACGCGTTTCCGGCGCCGGGCCGCCGCGTAACGCGTCGACGAATTGCTTCATCACGCTGAAGTGACCCCGCGTTAGTGCCGGGTCAGGTTCCCCTTCCAGCAGGATGGCGTCCGTTTCGTACAGCAGCGCGCCTGGCACCGGCCGGACCCGCTCCCCGCGAACCTCACTCTCGCCGTCCCACCACAAGGTGCCTTCGGTGCCGATCACCCGCCAGTTTGCGTCCCAGGCGGTCCGGAATCCTTCGGAACACCAACTGGCCCGATAGCTGAACCGGACGCCGTTGGTCATTCTGAAAATGGCCACCACCGACGATCCATGTTCATACCAGGAATTAGCCGGCGTCCATTCTTCGCAATACACCGATTCACCATCCGCCTGCACCAGAAAACGCGCCGCATCGAAAGGGTGAATGGCCATGTCGGCCAGAAGAACATGACGCATCTTGTCCCGGAACCCGCCGAAATGAGCGCCGATGAAGAAGTCCACGTGGACGGTGGTTACGTCGCCGATTGCCCGGGACTCGATCATTTGGCGCAGCCGGCGGATGCCGCGTTTGAACCGCCGGTTCTGCTGCACCACATGAAGACGGCCCGCCGTTTCGGCGAGCCGGACCAATTCGAGCGCACCCGGGAGGTCCAACGCCAGCGGCTTTTCCTCCAGCACATTCAGGCCGGACCGGAGTCCCGTTCCCGATACCTCCAGGTGCGCGGCCGGGATGGTGCAATCGAAGAGGATCTCCGCCGGCACGGCCGCGATCGCTTCCGGCAAGGCACGAAAGATCGGGCCGGTAAGGTTGAATTCTTTCCCGCGCGCCTCCGCCGCCTCCGGAGAAACGTCGACCAGCGCCGCGACTTCAATGCCCAGTTCCTGCGCGCACCGCAGCCACTCGCGGCTCATAGCGCCGCAGCCCGCCAGAATCGCTTGAAAAGTTTCTCCAGGTTCTTTCATCGGTTACAACCTTCCTGCCGGGACATCTCTGCCCAAGGCACCAGGCACTGAGTGCACCAACTCCTGCCCAGCGCGCTCTCCGGGAGCCCGCCGGCGGCTCACTTCGTACCCAGGAGCGGCTTGATCTTCGCCGCCGCCTCTTTCAATGCCGCTTCGACGCTGCCCTGACCCGTCAACGCCTTCTGGATGGCCGTTCGCGCCGCCAACGAGATCGCCGGGTACTGCGCCCCGCCATCCTGCGACCTGGCCCGGGCGGTATCCATTTGCTCTACAAACGGCAGCAGGTCGGCATTCGCCTGGCCCTGCTGCTGGGCCACGCTGCGGATGGACGAGATGTAATTGAACGTATCGCAAATCTTCCGCAGCCGCTCAGGCTCCTGGGTGAACTCTATGAACTTGATAGCCGCCTGCTCGACCTTGGAGTCACCCTTCAAAACACACCAGACCTCGCCACCCAACGGCACCACCGGTTTCTCCCCTTCTTTCGGTACCGGAATAGTCGTGATCCCGAAATCAATGCCGCTCTTCTTCACGGTCCCGAGTCTCCAGGGGCCGATTTCCATCATGGCCGCGCGCCCGGTTTCGAACTGGTTGGGCACGTCTCCCTGGTCCCAGTTCACGACGTCGCGGGAAGCCAGACCTTTTTTCACCCAATCGACCCAGAGTTGAAGCGCGGCCCGGGCGTTCTCCGAGTCAAGTTCGCCCAGGCTGCCGCCATTGCTCCAGAGGAACGGTTCCCATTGCCACGTCGATTCCTCGGTATTCACCGCGGAGAAGACGATCCCGTACACCGGGGGTTTGGTCGTTTTGGTGGCGGCTTCAGTGAGTTCGGCCCACGTCTTGGGCGGCGAGGATACCCCCGCATCAGCGAACATTTTTTTATTGTAAAAGATGGCGAGACTGTTACTGCCGATCGGCATGCCGTAGACCTTGCTGCCGTCCGATACCGCAGCCTTGGGTCCAGGATAAATCTCGTTCCAGACCGGGAACTTGCTTACCTCGGCGGAGATATCTTTGAGAATGCCGGCTTTCGCGATGCGCAGGACGTCCGGGTTATCGATCGCCGCAATAGCCGGTGGCTTGTGCACGGCAGCCATCTGCAGGGTGCGGCTGACCAACTGAGCAAACGGCACGTACGTGTAGTGAATCTTTATGTCAGGGTTAGCCGCTTCGAAATCTTTCTGAACCTGATTCAGGGCGTCGGTCTGGCCTTGCACGCTGAAGTAATGGACGATTTCGACGTTGGTCACTTCGGCCGGCGCACTCGCCAGTCCGGCTCCCATAAGGGTACAACCGAACAGGCTCAGCCAAGCGAGCCCGGGTTTTCTGGGGGTATTTCTTTTCATTTGGTAGTTTGGTGATTTGGGTTTGAAGTTTTGAAAAAGCGGGCGGGCGGCGGGCGTCCGGCCACTCACGCCCGCCGCAAGAGCAATTGCAAAAGGTTGAGCAGAAGCACCAGCAGAACCATCAGGGTCGCGATGGCCGCCGCTTCACCGAAATTCAGCAGTGAGAACCCCACCTGGTAGGCGTAGGTGGACAAAAGGTGAGTTGCGTTGGCGGGGCCGCCGCCGGTCATGATCCAGACCAGGTCAAACACCTTCACCGTGTAGATGGTCCCGAGCATCAGCACCGCGACCGAGACCGGCTTCAACATCGGCAACGTGATTTTGGCCACCCGCTGCCAGTAGTGCGCCCCGTCAATCCTTGCAGCCTCGTAGACGTCCACGGGAATGCTGCGCATACCCGCGTACAAAAGGACGAAATTGAACGGAAAACCGATCCAGATGTTGGCAACGATGGTCGCCGGAAAGGCATAGGCAGGGTTTGCCAGCCACGGGAACGGCCCCAGGCCGACCAGATGGGCAAACTGGTTAATCGGGCCGGCCTCATTGAACAGCCCCTTGAAAATGTTCGCAGCCGTCAGAACCGGTGACACCCATGGAATCAGCAGCAGCGCCAGGCACAGATTCTTGAGCGGAAAGTTAACCTGAAAAAGCAGCGCCAGCAGAAAGCCGATGGTGAACTGGAACAGGATGCTGAAAAACGCGAAAAGGACGGTGTTGATGACCGCCCTCCAGAAAACCGGGTCGGCCAGGGCGGCCTGGTACTGGATGAGCCCGTTGAACGGCATGTCCCCGCTCACAAAGGTGTCGACCGTGGCCTGGCGGAAACTCAGCGTCAGACTGTACACGACCGGGTAAAGCAGCAGGATCAGGCAGAAAAGGACGCAAGGCAGGATAAACAGGTAGGGCATCGTATCGAAACGGGGCCTCTTCCTTCCTGCGAGTCGGGGCTGATCCGCAACTGCCGGTTTGCCGTCCGGCACGCGGACTGCCGGCGGGTCGTTTGGTGGCGTTCTGGCGTTAAGCTTCATCATCGTTCCGGGTAGAAGGGTTACTTGATGGCGCCCCGCGTCACGCCGGCCAGAATGAACCGGCTTGCGCAGATGACGAAAAGGACGGCCGGAATTGCCGTAAGGACGCTGCCCGGCAACAGAAACGACCATTCGATGCCGTACTGGCCCACCGCTTTGTAGAGTTCAAGGGTCAACGGTTGCAGGCCACCCTCGGTGATGAGACTCAGCGCGAAGATGAGGTCGCCCCAGGGAATCAGGAAGCTGAAAATGCCGACGGTAATGAGACCCGGAAGGGTGACGGGCAGAACCACCATGAAAAACGCGCGTATCTGGCTGGCACCGTCCACCAGGGCAGCCTCAACAAGCTCGTACGGCAAGTCCTTCATGTACGCGGACAACATGATCAGCGCGAACGGAATTGTGAACGTCATGTCGGCCAGAATCAGGCCAAACAGCGTGTTCACGAGGTTGATCTTGGAAAAAACAATAAACAACGGGATCACGAACACGATGGCCGGCAGCATCTGGGTCACCAGCATGAACGAAGAGAGTGCCTGGCGGCCGCGCGGCTTCAACCAATTTACGGAGTAAGCGGTAGGGGCGGTGATGAGGAGCGTGCCGATCGCGGTCGCCGCACTGACGATGAGGCTGTTGCGCACGTGGGGCCATAAGCGGCTCCACGCGTCCGACCAGTTCCCCACCGCCCAGTGTTGGGGTATCAAGACGATATGGGTGGCAAAGAGTTCCGCCGGAGTCATGAAACTCCCAAGCAATACCCAATAAAACGGGGAAAGCAGGATTGCCGTGATGATGACCGCAACCGCCGTGATCCACCAGCGTGGCAGGGCCTCGAACGCGTTCATATCCTCTATTCGCTAGGACGCACAATATCGGACCCACACCTGCATTTCTCCAGGCTCCCGGTTGCCCCAGGAATAATACGGTACGGCGGTGAGCGTCACGCGTTCAACGGCCGGCGGTTCGTCGGTGTAAAGCTGTTTTGTTTGCGCCTGCTCGCGCGACCCCGGGCCGGTAAGGACGGTTGTGCCGCCCAGTACCTCGGGCCGTTCGACCGCTTGGAATTCGGCATCCCGCGGCACCGTCACACCCTCCAGGTCAGGACCGTTGTCAGCTTGTTCGAGACAGTAAACCAGCGGCCCACGGCTAAGCGCAACCCGTCCCCGGTCCGCCTCAACTTCGGGACGGGCGAACTGGGAGCGGACCGGCATCGAAAATTGCAGCTCGACTTCGTCGCCCTCCGCCCAGGTCCGGCGGATCGGCAGGTAACCTTCGACGGGCGCCGCCGTTACTTCAGTGCCGTTAACCCGAACCTGGTGGCTTCCGCGCGACCAACCCGGCAGCCGGAACCACAGGGTAAGTTCGGTTGATTGTTTCGGTTGCACTTTGACGACGGTGCGTCCGGAATACGGGAACCCGCTCATCACGTTTAACGTGACGTTTCGCGCCTGCGCTTCGCTGGTGACGTAGTGGTGCACCGCCACTTCTCCCGCCCGCTCGGAATACAGGTAGCCGGACAGGGAACTAACCAGGCGGGCCAGGTTAGGCGGACAACACGGGCACCACCACGGCCACGGAACGCGGCGGTGCTGGCCACGGCTCATCAAGGGGTTATCGTAGAAGAACGCTTTCCCGTCGAGGCTGATGCCGGAGAGAATGTTGTT
This region includes:
- a CDS encoding peptide chain release factor-like protein, translating into MIKLGVPLFPVSDKKASALAARMKAVGCAENEIEETLAKGGGVVLLHRPTGVRIRCCQQRSQALNRFLARRMLVEELEAKRCRKTRSEVKAEEIRRQKGRRERPTIAGKLRQQYALRPGPANDSGAPHARNLDKLLAQLRILQGDRPGLTG
- a CDS encoding Gfo/Idh/MocA family oxidoreductase, which gives rise to MKEPGETFQAILAGCGAMSREWLRCAQELGIEVAALVDVSPEAAEARGKEFNLTGPIFRALPEAIAAVPAEILFDCTIPAAHLEVSGTGLRSGLNVLEEKPLALDLPGALELVRLAETAGRLHVVQQNRRFKRGIRRLRQMIESRAIGDVTTVHVDFFIGAHFGGFRDKMRHVLLADMAIHPFDAARFLVQADGESVYCEEWTPANSWYEHGSSVVAIFRMTNGVRFSYRASWCSEGFRTAWDANWRVIGTEGTLWWDGESEVRGERVRPVPGALLYETDAILLEGEPDPALTRGHFSVMKQFVDALRGGPAPETRSSDNFHSLAMVLAAIQSAETGQRAALATL
- a CDS encoding extracellular solute-binding protein, whose product is MKRNTPRKPGLAWLSLFGCTLMGAGLASAPAEVTNVEIVHYFSVQGQTDALNQVQKDFEAANPDIKIHYTYVPFAQLVSRTLQMAAVHKPPAIAAIDNPDVLRIAKAGILKDISAEVSKFPVWNEIYPGPKAAVSDGSKVYGMPIGSNSLAIFYNKKMFADAGVSSPPKTWAELTEAATKTTKPPVYGIVFSAVNTEESTWQWEPFLWSNGGSLGELDSENARAALQLWVDWVKKGLASRDVVNWDQGDVPNQFETGRAAMMEIGPWRLGTVKKSGIDFGITTIPVPKEGEKPVVPLGGEVWCVLKGDSKVEQAAIKFIEFTQEPERLRKICDTFNYISSIRSVAQQQGQANADLLPFVEQMDTARARSQDGGAQYPAISLAARTAIQKALTGQGSVEAALKEAAAKIKPLLGTK
- a CDS encoding sugar ABC transporter permease, yielding MPYLFILPCVLFCLILLLYPVVYSLTLSFRQATVDTFVSGDMPFNGLIQYQAALADPVFWRAVINTVLFAFFSILFQFTIGFLLALLFQVNFPLKNLCLALLLIPWVSPVLTAANIFKGLFNEAGPINQFAHLVGLGPFPWLANPAYAFPATIVANIWIGFPFNFVLLYAGMRSIPVDVYEAARIDGAHYWQRVAKITLPMLKPVSVAVLMLGTIYTVKVFDLVWIMTGGGPANATHLLSTYAYQVGFSLLNFGEAAAIATLMVLLVLLLNLLQLLLRRA
- a CDS encoding carbohydrate ABC transporter permease; this translates as MNAFEALPRWWITAVAVIITAILLSPFYWVLLGSFMTPAELFATHIVLIPQHWAVGNWSDAWSRLWPHVRNSLIVSAATAIGTLLITAPTAYSVNWLKPRGRQALSSFMLVTQMLPAIVFVIPLFIVFSKINLVNTLFGLILADMTFTIPFALIMLSAYMKDLPYELVEAALVDGASQIRAFFMVVLPVTLPGLITVGIFSFLIPWGDLIFALSLITEGGLQPLTLELYKAVGQYGIEWSFLLPGSVLTAIPAVLFVICASRFILAGVTRGAIK